In the genome of Pseudomonas putida, one region contains:
- the dcd gene encoding dCTP deaminase has protein sequence MSIKSDKWIRRMAQEHGMIEPFVERQVRGGEDSRVISFGVSSYGYDVRCADEFKVFTNINSATVDPKNFDAGSFVDVKSDVCIIPPNSFALARTVEYFRIPRNVLTICLGKSTYARCGIIVNVTPLEPEWEGHVTLEFSNTTTLPAKIYANEGVAQMLFLESDEECEVSYKDRGGKYQGQRGVTLPRT, from the coding sequence ATGAGCATCAAATCGGACAAGTGGATTCGCCGCATGGCGCAGGAACACGGCATGATCGAACCGTTCGTCGAGCGCCAGGTGCGCGGCGGCGAGGACAGCCGGGTCATTTCCTTCGGCGTGTCCAGCTACGGCTACGACGTGCGCTGCGCCGATGAATTCAAGGTTTTCACCAACATCAACTCGGCCACCGTCGACCCGAAGAACTTCGACGCCGGCAGCTTCGTCGACGTCAAGAGTGACGTGTGCATCATCCCGCCGAACTCCTTCGCCCTGGCCCGCACCGTCGAGTACTTCCGCATCCCACGCAATGTCCTGACCATCTGCCTGGGCAAGAGCACGTATGCGCGTTGCGGCATCATCGTCAACGTCACCCCGCTGGAGCCGGAGTGGGAGGGGCATGTGACCCTCGAATTCTCCAACACCACCACCCTGCCTGCGAAAATCTATGCCAATGAAGGCGTGGCGCAGATGCTCTTCCTCGAATCAGATGAAGAGTGCGAAGTCTCCTACAAGGATCGCGGTGGCAAATACCAAGGGCAGCGCGGCGTTACCCTGCCACGCACCTGA
- a CDS encoding Rnf-Nqr domain containing protein: MNDYVLVLVSAALVNHLILHRAPVSRLRIHVLGASTALLTLLGLPLGKLLYDQVWMTLGLQDMQLFLFLPLLALLAWTLAYALKRVQPTWPLEGLPLWLLCNSLVLGFLLQVTQTNDRWLAVWGWSLIGGLGFWLALALFDDLRQRSDHPDIPSALRGLPIELVGAGVMAMAFSGFNGLFTQ; the protein is encoded by the coding sequence ATGAACGACTACGTCCTGGTTCTGGTCAGCGCTGCGCTGGTCAATCACCTGATCCTGCACCGGGCGCCGGTTTCCCGCCTGCGGATCCACGTGCTCGGCGCATCCACAGCCTTGCTCACGCTGCTGGGCCTGCCGCTTGGAAAGCTGTTGTACGATCAGGTGTGGATGACGTTGGGCCTGCAGGACATGCAATTGTTCCTGTTCCTGCCGCTGTTGGCGTTACTGGCCTGGACTCTGGCGTATGCACTCAAGCGGGTGCAGCCCACCTGGCCATTGGAGGGCTTGCCACTATGGCTGCTCTGCAACAGCCTGGTGCTAGGCTTCCTGCTACAGGTCACCCAGACGAATGATCGATGGCTGGCCGTGTGGGGCTGGAGCCTGATCGGCGGATTGGGCTTCTGGCTGGCCCTGGCATTGTTCGATGACCTGCGCCAGCGCAGCGATCATCCAGACATCCCCAGCGCCTTGCGTGGCCTTCCAATCGAACTGGTCGGCGCCGGCGTGATGGCCATGGCGTTTTCCGGCTTCAACGGATTATTTACACAATGA
- the apbC gene encoding iron-sulfur cluster carrier protein ApbC yields MSAVTRAAVEGVLRQYTDPYLNQDPVSAGCVRAIDIQGGQVSVQLQLGYAAGLFKNGWAQVLGTAIENLDGVTAAQVSIECVVATHKAQAQVPAMANVKNIIAVASGKGGVGKSTTAANLALALAREGARVGILDADIYGPSQGVMFGIAEGTRPQIREQKWFVPIKAHGVEVMSMAFLTDDNTPMVWRGPMVSGALLQLVTQTAWDNLDYLVIDMPPGTGDIQLTLAQKVPVAGSVIVTTPQDLALLDAKKGVEMFRKVNIPVLGVVENMAVHICSNCGHAEHLFGEGGGEKLAAQYGVDLLASLPLSMLIREQADNGKPTAIAEPESQIAMVYQELARQVGARIVLQAAAAPAMPNITVSED; encoded by the coding sequence ATGAGTGCCGTCACACGTGCCGCCGTCGAAGGCGTGCTTCGCCAGTACACCGACCCCTATTTGAACCAGGATCCGGTCAGCGCCGGTTGCGTGCGCGCCATCGACATCCAGGGTGGCCAGGTCAGTGTGCAATTGCAGCTGGGTTATGCGGCCGGGCTGTTCAAGAATGGCTGGGCGCAGGTGCTGGGCACCGCCATCGAGAACCTCGACGGCGTCACTGCCGCGCAGGTGTCGATCGAGTGCGTGGTCGCGACGCACAAAGCGCAGGCCCAGGTGCCGGCCATGGCCAACGTCAAGAACATCATCGCTGTGGCCTCGGGCAAGGGCGGGGTGGGCAAGTCCACCACTGCGGCCAACCTGGCCTTGGCCCTGGCCCGTGAAGGCGCCCGGGTCGGTATCCTGGACGCCGATATCTATGGTCCGAGCCAAGGCGTCATGTTCGGTATTGCCGAGGGCACCCGCCCGCAGATCCGCGAGCAGAAGTGGTTCGTGCCAATCAAGGCTCATGGCGTGGAAGTCATGTCGATGGCGTTCCTCACCGATGACAACACACCGATGGTCTGGCGCGGCCCGATGGTCTCCGGAGCCCTGCTGCAACTGGTGACCCAGACGGCGTGGGACAACCTGGACTATCTGGTGATCGACATGCCGCCTGGCACCGGCGACATCCAGTTGACCCTGGCGCAGAAAGTGCCGGTGGCAGGTTCGGTGATCGTGACCACCCCGCAGGATCTGGCCCTGCTGGATGCGAAGAAGGGCGTGGAGATGTTCCGCAAGGTCAACATTCCGGTGCTGGGCGTGGTGGAGAACATGGCCGTACACATCTGCTCGAACTGCGGTCATGCCGAGCATCTGTTCGGCGAGGGCGGTGGTGAGAAGCTGGCGGCCCAGTACGGCGTCGACCTGCTCGCCTCGCTGCCGCTTTCAATGCTGATCCGCGAACAGGCCGACAACGGCAAGCCGACCGCCATTGCCGAGCCGGAAAGTCAGATCGCCATGGTGTACCAAGAGCTGGCCCGCCAGGTGGGCGCGCGGATCGTGCTGCAGGCAGCTGCGGCGCCGGCGATGCCGAACATCACTGTCAGCGAGGACTGA
- a CDS encoding cold-shock protein, with amino-acid sequence MSNRQSGTVKWFNDEKGYGFITPQSGDDLFVHFKAIQADGFKTLKEGQAVTFVATRGQKGMQAEEVRIEG; translated from the coding sequence ATGTCCAACCGCCAATCCGGTACCGTCAAGTGGTTCAACGATGAGAAGGGCTACGGCTTCATCACCCCTCAGTCGGGTGACGACCTGTTCGTACACTTCAAGGCCATCCAGGCTGACGGCTTCAAAACCCTGAAAGAAGGCCAGGCTGTTACTTTCGTCGCTACCCGCGGCCAGAAAGGCATGCAGGCTGAAGAAGTTCGCATCGAAGGCTAA
- the metG gene encoding methionine--tRNA ligase codes for MSEPRQILVTSALPYANGSIHLGHMLEYIQTDMWVRFQKLRGNQCIYVCADDAHGSAIMLRAEKEGITPEQLIANVQAEHSSDFADFLVDFDNFHSTHCEENRELSSLIYTRLRDAGHIATRSVTQYYDPEKGMFLADRFIKGTCPKCAAEDQYGDNCEKCGATYAPTELKNPKSAISGATPELRDSQHFFFKLPDFQAMLQQWTRSGTLQEAVSNKLAEWLDSGLQEWDISRDAPYFGFEIPGEPGKYFYVWLDAPIGYMASFKNLCARRPELDFDAFWKEDSKAELYHFIGKDIVNFHALFWPAMLEGSGFRKPTGINVHGYLTVNGAKMSKSRGTFIKARTYLDHLGPEYLRYYYASKLGRGVDDLDLNLDDFVQKVNSDLVGKVVNIASRCAGFVHKGNEGVLVAGDAAPELSEAFLAAAPSIAEAYENRDFSRAMREIMALADRANAWIADKAPWSLAKQEGKQDEVQAICAQGINLFRQLVIFLKPVLPLLAADAEAFLNVAPLTWNDHLSRLENHTLNPFKALMSRIEPAKVEAMVAASKEDLAAAQSTVPAGNGELTKDPLSPEVEFDTFAAVDLRVALIVKAEAVEGADKLLRLTLDIGDERRNVFSGIKSAYPDPAKLEGRLTMMVANLKPRKMRFGVSEGMVMAAGPGGDEIYLLSPDSGAKPGQRIK; via the coding sequence ATGTCCGAGCCACGCCAGATTCTCGTCACCAGCGCCCTGCCCTATGCCAACGGTTCAATCCACCTTGGCCATATGCTCGAGTACATCCAGACGGACATGTGGGTTCGCTTCCAGAAACTGCGCGGCAACCAGTGCATCTATGTCTGCGCCGACGACGCCCACGGCTCGGCCATCATGCTGCGCGCCGAAAAGGAAGGCATCACGCCCGAACAGCTGATCGCCAATGTCCAGGCCGAGCACAGCAGCGACTTCGCCGACTTTCTGGTCGACTTCGACAATTTCCACTCGACCCACTGCGAAGAAAACCGCGAGCTGTCGAGCCTGATCTACACCCGCCTGCGCGACGCCGGCCACATCGCCACCCGTTCGGTCACCCAGTATTACGACCCCGAAAAGGGCATGTTCCTGGCCGACCGCTTCATCAAGGGCACCTGCCCCAAGTGCGCGGCTGAAGACCAGTACGGCGACAACTGCGAAAAATGCGGTGCCACCTACGCGCCCACCGAGCTGAAGAATCCGAAATCAGCCATCTCCGGCGCCACCCCGGAGCTGCGCGACTCCCAGCACTTCTTCTTCAAGCTCCCGGATTTCCAGGCCATGCTGCAGCAGTGGACCCGCAGCGGCACCCTGCAGGAAGCCGTCTCGAACAAACTCGCCGAGTGGCTGGATTCGGGCCTCCAGGAATGGGACATCTCCCGTGATGCGCCGTACTTCGGTTTCGAGATTCCAGGCGAGCCAGGCAAGTACTTCTACGTCTGGCTGGACGCCCCGATCGGCTACATGGCCAGCTTCAAGAACCTCTGCGCGCGTCGTCCAGAGCTGGACTTCGATGCATTCTGGAAAGAAGACTCCAAAGCCGAGCTGTACCACTTCATCGGCAAGGACATCGTCAACTTCCACGCCCTGTTCTGGCCGGCCATGCTCGAAGGTTCGGGCTTCCGTAAGCCGACCGGCATCAACGTGCACGGCTACCTGACCGTCAACGGTGCCAAGATGTCCAAGTCGCGCGGCACCTTCATCAAGGCGCGCACCTACCTGGACCACCTGGGCCCCGAGTACCTGCGCTACTACTACGCCTCCAAACTGGGCCGTGGCGTCGACGACCTGGACCTGAACCTCGATGACTTCGTGCAAAAGGTCAACTCCGACCTGGTCGGCAAGGTAGTCAACATCGCCAGCCGCTGCGCAGGCTTCGTGCACAAGGGCAACGAGGGCGTCCTGGTCGCCGGCGACGCCGCCCCCGAGCTGAGCGAGGCCTTCCTCGCCGCCGCGCCGTCGATTGCCGAAGCCTACGAGAACCGTGACTTCTCCCGCGCCATGCGTGAAATCATGGCCCTGGCCGACCGCGCCAACGCCTGGATCGCCGACAAGGCCCCGTGGTCCCTGGCCAAGCAGGAAGGCAAGCAGGACGAAGTCCAGGCGATCTGCGCCCAGGGTATCAACCTGTTCCGCCAGCTGGTGATCTTCCTCAAGCCGGTACTGCCGCTGCTGGCCGCCGACGCCGAGGCCTTCCTCAACGTCGCGCCACTGACCTGGAACGATCACCTGTCACGCCTGGAAAACCACACGCTCAACCCATTCAAGGCGCTGATGAGCCGTATCGAGCCTGCCAAGGTCGAGGCCATGGTCGCCGCCAGCAAGGAAGACCTGGCCGCCGCCCAATCCACCGTCCCGGCAGGCAACGGCGAGCTGACCAAGGACCCGCTGTCGCCAGAGGTCGAGTTCGACACTTTTGCCGCGGTCGACCTGCGCGTAGCGCTGATCGTCAAGGCCGAAGCCGTGGAAGGGGCCGATAAGCTCCTGCGCCTGACCCTGGATATCGGCGACGAGCGTCGCAACGTATTCTCCGGCATCAAATCGGCCTACCCTGACCCGGCCAAGCTCGAAGGCCGTCTGACCATGATGGTCGCCAACCTCAAGCCACGCAAAATGCGCTTCGGCGTGTCCGAGGGCATGGTCATGGCAGCCGGCCCCGGCGGCGATGAGATCTACCTGCTCAGCCCCGACAGCGGCGCCAAACCAGGCCAGCGCATCAAGTAA